A genome region from Pseudomonas sp. N3-W includes the following:
- the mgtA gene encoding magnesium-translocating P-type ATPase — protein sequence MNLTLLKEFFAGFLRTRHIARHFRRLALLESFTDATVNREVPPSLAQTLVTAANSDTGPLLNRLGSHTDGLSEAEAHTLRERFGLNEVEHEQPLPWWTHLWHCYKNPFNLLLTLLAVISLLTDDLKAATVIFSMVLLSTLLRFWQETKSNQAADALKAMVSNTATVLRRGDADTEQATQRIELPIKQLVPGDLIVLSAGDMIPADCRVLSAKDLFVSQAAMTGESMPVEKFPRQQDSDTSNPLDLDNILFMGTNVVSGTAMAVILTTGNNTYFGALALRVSATDRGPTSFQTGVNNVSWLLIRFMFVMAPLVLFINGFTKGDWTQALLFALSIAVGLTPEMLPMIVTSTLAKGAVFLSRKKVIVKRLDAIQNFGAMDVLCTDKTGTLTQDKIFLARHVDVWGEDSDDVLEMAYLNSYYQTGLKNLLDVAVLEHVEVFRELKVGTAFSKVDEIPFDFNRRRMSVVVAEQSQPHLLICKGAVEEVLSVCTRVRHGKAEEALTEPLLARIRQVTAAFNAEGLRVVAVAARPMIDGRDTYNLADEQELTLIGYVAFLDPPKESTAPALKALAAHGVAVKVLTGDNELVTAKICREVGLEQQGLLMGNDIERMSDRQLALAVETTNVFAKLTPTHKERIVRLLKANGHVVGFMGDGINDAPALRTADIGISVDSAVDIAKEAADIILLEKSLMVLEEGVLEGRRTFANMLKYIKMTASSNFGNVFSVLVASAFIPFLPMLPMHLLVQNLLYDISQIAIPFDNVDADMLKKPQRWQPADVGRFMLFFGPISSIFDITTFALMWYVFDANTPDHQTLFQSGWFVVGLLTQTLIVHMIRTPKIPFLQSRAAPPLMIMTAIIMAVGIFLPMGPLAHYFKLQALPSLYFVFLPVILLAYMGLTQAVKGFYIRRFGWQ from the coding sequence ATGAACCTGACCCTGCTCAAAGAATTCTTCGCCGGATTCCTGCGCACCCGCCACATCGCCCGGCACTTTCGCCGTCTGGCGTTGCTGGAAAGTTTCACCGACGCCACGGTCAATCGCGAAGTGCCGCCGTCACTCGCACAAACCCTGGTGACTGCCGCCAACAGCGACACCGGCCCGTTGCTCAATCGTCTTGGCAGCCACACCGACGGCTTGAGCGAAGCCGAGGCGCACACCCTGCGCGAGCGTTTCGGTCTCAACGAGGTCGAGCACGAGCAGCCGCTGCCCTGGTGGACGCACCTGTGGCACTGCTACAAAAACCCGTTCAACCTGCTGCTGACCCTGTTGGCCGTCATTTCCCTGCTGACCGATGACCTGAAAGCCGCCACGGTGATCTTCTCCATGGTGTTGCTTTCGACGCTGCTGCGTTTCTGGCAGGAAACCAAATCCAACCAGGCCGCCGACGCGCTCAAGGCCATGGTCAGCAACACCGCTACCGTGCTGCGCCGTGGCGATGCCGACACCGAGCAGGCGACGCAACGCATCGAGTTGCCGATCAAGCAACTGGTGCCGGGCGATCTGATCGTGCTGTCGGCCGGCGACATGATTCCCGCCGATTGCCGGGTACTCAGCGCCAAGGATCTGTTCGTCAGCCAGGCGGCGATGACCGGCGAATCGATGCCGGTGGAAAAATTCCCCCGCCAGCAGGACAGCGATACCAGCAACCCGCTGGACCTGGACAACATCCTGTTCATGGGCACCAATGTGGTGTCCGGCACCGCCATGGCGGTGATTCTCACCACCGGCAACAACACCTATTTCGGCGCACTGGCGCTGCGGGTCAGCGCCACCGACCGTGGCCCGACCTCGTTCCAGACGGGCGTCAACAACGTCAGCTGGTTGCTGATCCGCTTCATGTTCGTCATGGCGCCGCTGGTGTTGTTCATCAACGGTTTCACCAAGGGCGACTGGACTCAGGCGCTGTTGTTCGCGCTGTCGATTGCCGTGGGCCTGACCCCGGAAATGCTGCCGATGATCGTCACCTCGACCCTGGCCAAGGGCGCGGTGTTTCTGTCGCGCAAAAAAGTCATCGTCAAACGCCTCGACGCCATCCAGAACTTCGGCGCGATGGACGTGCTGTGCACCGACAAGACCGGCACTTTGACCCAGGACAAGATTTTCCTCGCGCGCCACGTTGACGTCTGGGGTGAAGACTCCGACGACGTGTTGGAAATGGCCTACCTCAACAGCTACTACCAGACCGGTCTGAAAAACCTGCTGGACGTGGCGGTACTGGAACACGTCGAGGTCTTTCGCGAGCTGAAAGTCGGCACGGCGTTCAGCAAGGTCGACGAGATCCCTTTCGACTTCAATCGTCGGCGCATGTCGGTGGTGGTGGCCGAGCAGAGCCAGCCGCATCTGCTGATCTGCAAAGGTGCAGTGGAAGAGGTGTTGTCCGTGTGCACGCGCGTGCGCCACGGCAAGGCCGAAGAAGCGCTGACCGAACCATTGCTGGCGCGCATTCGGCAAGTCACGGCGGCCTTCAATGCCGAAGGCTTGCGGGTCGTCGCCGTGGCTGCACGGCCGATGATCGACGGGCGCGACACCTATAATCTGGCGGATGAACAGGAGCTGACGCTGATCGGTTATGTGGCCTTTCTCGACCCGCCGAAAGAAAGCACCGCTCCGGCCCTCAAGGCCCTGGCCGCCCACGGCGTGGCGGTGAAAGTGCTGACCGGCGACAACGAACTGGTGACCGCCAAGATCTGCCGTGAAGTCGGCCTGGAGCAGCAGGGCCTGCTGATGGGCAACGACATCGAGCGCATGAGCGACCGGCAACTGGCGCTGGCGGTGGAAACCACCAACGTCTTCGCCAAACTCACGCCGACCCACAAGGAACGCATCGTGCGCCTGCTCAAGGCCAACGGCCATGTGGTCGGCTTCATGGGCGACGGCATCAACGATGCGCCGGCCCTGCGCACCGCCGACATCGGCATTTCCGTGGACAGCGCGGTGGACATCGCCAAGGAAGCGGCGGACATCATCCTCCTGGAAAAGAGCCTGATGGTGCTGGAGGAGGGCGTGCTGGAAGGGCGCCGGACCTTCGCCAACATGCTCAAGTACATCAAGATGACCGCCAGTTCCAACTTCGGCAACGTGTTCTCGGTGCTGGTGGCCAGCGCGTTCATCCCGTTCCTGCCGATGCTGCCGATGCACCTGCTGGTGCAGAACCTGCTTTACGACATCTCGCAGATCGCCATCCCGTTCGATAACGTCGATGCCGACATGCTGAAAAAACCACAGCGCTGGCAGCCGGCGGACGTCGGGCGCTTCATGCTGTTTTTCGGCCCGATCAGCTCGATCTTCGACATCACCACCTTCGCCCTGATGTGGTACGTGTTCGACGCCAACACCCCGGACCACCAGACCCTGTTCCAGTCCGGCTGGTTCGTGGTGGGGCTGCTGACCCAGACCCTGATCGTGCACATGATCCGCACCCCGAAAATCCCGTTCCTGCAAAGCCGTGCGGCCCCACCGCTGATGATCATGACCGCGATCATCATGGCCGTCGGCATCTTCCTGCCCATGGGCCCGCTGGCGCACTACTTCAAACTGCAGGCGCTGCCGTCGCTGTACTTCGTGTTTTTGCCGGTGATTCTGCTGGCGTACATGGGCCTGACTCAGGCGGTGAAGGGGTTTTACATTCGGCGGTTCGGCTGGCAGTAA
- a CDS encoding lysine N(6)-hydroxylase/L-ornithine N(5)-oxygenase family protein: MTQAIASPIVHDLIGVGFGPSNLALAIALQERGPSQGELDVLFLDKQADYRWHGNTLVTQSELQISFLKDLVTLRNPTSPYSFVNYLKHHGRLVDFINLGTFYPCRMEYNDYLRWVAGQFTEQSRYGEEVLAIEPVLHQQTVEALRVISRDAQGHQHVRTTRSVVVSAGGTPRIPEAFKALKDDGRVFHHSQYLAQMSKQPCVNNQPMNIAIIGGGQSAAEAFIDLNDSFPTVKVDMILRGSALKPADDSPFVNEVFSPEFTDLVFQQAHSERERLVNEYHNTNYSVVDIDLIERIYGIFYRQKVSGIARHAFRTLTTVEKATATERGIELAVRNNATGEVTVRLYDAVVLATGYERQMHRKLLAPLEEYLGDFEVDRNYKLITDERCKAGIYMQGFCQASHGLSDTLLSILPIRADEIAGSLYDHGKHRGHGRSVMDLLLATAS, encoded by the coding sequence ATGACACAGGCAATTGCATCGCCCATCGTTCACGACCTGATCGGCGTCGGTTTCGGCCCTTCGAACCTGGCGCTGGCCATCGCCCTGCAAGAGCGCGGGCCGAGCCAGGGCGAGCTGGATGTGCTGTTTCTCGACAAGCAGGCCGACTACCGCTGGCACGGCAACACCCTGGTGACCCAGAGCGAGTTGCAGATTTCCTTCCTCAAGGACCTGGTGACCCTGCGCAACCCGACCAGCCCGTACTCGTTCGTCAATTACCTCAAGCACCACGGTCGTCTGGTGGACTTCATCAACCTGGGCACCTTTTATCCGTGCCGCATGGAGTACAACGACTACCTGCGCTGGGTCGCCGGGCAGTTCACCGAGCAGAGCCGCTACGGCGAAGAAGTGCTGGCCATCGAGCCGGTGCTGCATCAGCAGACCGTCGAGGCGCTGCGGGTGATTTCCCGTGATGCCCAGGGCCATCAACACGTGCGCACCACCCGTTCGGTGGTGGTCAGCGCTGGCGGCACACCGCGCATTCCCGAGGCGTTCAAGGCGCTGAAAGATGACGGCCGGGTGTTCCACCATTCCCAGTACCTGGCGCAGATGTCCAAGCAGCCATGCGTGAACAATCAGCCGATGAACATCGCGATCATCGGCGGCGGGCAGAGCGCGGCAGAGGCGTTCATCGACCTCAACGACAGCTTCCCGACGGTCAAGGTCGACATGATCCTGCGCGGCTCGGCGCTGAAACCGGCGGATGACAGCCCGTTCGTCAACGAAGTGTTTTCGCCGGAGTTCACCGACCTGGTGTTCCAGCAGGCCCACAGCGAGCGCGAGCGGCTGGTCAACGAGTACCACAACACCAACTACTCGGTGGTGGACATCGACCTGATCGAACGCATCTACGGCATCTTCTATCGCCAGAAAGTCTCGGGCATTGCCCGGCACGCATTCCGTACCCTGACCACCGTCGAAAAAGCCACCGCCACCGAGCGCGGTATCGAACTGGCGGTGCGCAACAACGCCACTGGCGAAGTCACGGTCCGTCTGTACGACGCCGTGGTGCTGGCCACCGGTTACGAGCGCCAGATGCACCGCAAACTGCTGGCGCCGCTGGAAGAATACCTGGGTGATTTTGAAGTGGACCGCAACTACAAACTGATCACCGACGAACGCTGCAAGGCCGGCATCTACATGCAGGGCTTCTGCCAGGCGAGCCACGGCTTGAGTGACACCTTGCTGTCGATCCTGCCGATTCGTGCCGATGAGATTGCCGGGTCTTTGTATGACCATGGCAAGCATCGTGGGCATGGCCGTTCGGTGATGGATCTGTTGTTGGCGACCGCCAGCTAA
- a CDS encoding sigma-70 family RNA polymerase sigma factor — protein sequence MLENYYRELVYFLNARLGNRQVAEDVVHDAYVRVLERSSETPIEQPRAFLYRTALNLVIDDHRRNALRQVESLDVLDSEERYFTPSPHHSLDHGQRVEMLQRALAELPRLCRESFLLRKIEGLSHPQIAEHLGISRALVEKHIVNAMKHCRVRIKQWDAH from the coding sequence ATGTTGGAAAACTACTATCGCGAACTGGTGTATTTTCTGAACGCCAGGCTGGGCAACCGTCAGGTGGCCGAAGATGTGGTGCATGACGCCTATGTGCGGGTGCTGGAGCGCTCCAGCGAAACGCCGATCGAGCAACCCCGGGCTTTTCTGTATCGCACCGCACTCAATCTGGTGATCGACGACCATCGGCGCAACGCCCTGCGTCAGGTCGAGTCGCTGGATGTGCTCGATAGCGAAGAGCGCTATTTCACCCCGTCGCCCCATCACAGCCTCGATCATGGCCAACGCGTGGAGATGCTCCAGCGCGCCCTCGCGGAGTTGCCAAGGCTGTGCCGCGAGAGTTTTCTGCTGCGCAAGATCGAGGGCCTGTCGCACCCGCAAATCGCCGAACACCTGGGCATTTCCCGGGCGCTGGTGGAAAAGCACATCGTCAATGCCATGAAGCATTGCCGCGTGCGCATCAAGCAATGGGACGCCCATTGA
- a CDS encoding efflux RND transporter periplasmic adaptor subunit, which produces MKRPRPTRRALLVALCLIPAMAFAAWQVIPPGREKLATAQVSRADIESSVTALGTLQPRRYVDVGAQASGQIQKIHVEAGDEVKEGQLLVEIDPSTQKAKLDAGRFSIDNLRAQLQEQRAQHDLAQQKYQRQQQLAAGGATREEDVQTARAEVRATQARIDMFQAQIRQAQASLRSDEAELGYTRIYAPMSGTVVAVGAREGQTLNAQQQTPLILRIARLSPMTVWAEVSEADIGHVKAGMSAYFTTLSGGKRRWSSTVRQILPVPPRPLEQSQGGSPTSGRSGAERVVLYTVLLDVDNADNALMADMTAQVFFVAQQARNVLTVPTASLQSGPQADRHMAQVVAANGDIQPREVRTGISDRLRTQVLDGLAEGDHVLSAPAVGSGG; this is translated from the coding sequence ATGAAACGTCCCCGTCCCACCCGACGCGCCCTGCTTGTAGCACTCTGCCTGATCCCCGCAATGGCCTTCGCAGCCTGGCAAGTCATCCCGCCGGGTCGGGAAAAACTGGCCACGGCGCAGGTCTCCCGGGCCGATATCGAAAGCAGTGTGACCGCCCTCGGCACCCTGCAACCGCGCCGCTATGTCGATGTCGGCGCCCAGGCGTCCGGGCAGATCCAGAAAATCCATGTCGAGGCTGGCGACGAAGTCAAGGAGGGCCAGTTGCTGGTGGAAATCGACCCGTCGACCCAGAAGGCCAAACTCGATGCCGGGCGCTTCTCGATCGACAACCTGAGAGCGCAGTTGCAAGAACAGCGCGCCCAGCACGATCTGGCACAGCAGAAGTACCAGCGCCAGCAGCAACTCGCCGCCGGCGGCGCCACCCGTGAAGAAGATGTGCAGACCGCCCGCGCCGAAGTGCGGGCGACCCAGGCGCGCATCGACATGTTCCAGGCGCAGATTCGTCAGGCTCAGGCCAGCCTGCGCAGCGACGAGGCCGAACTCGGCTACACGCGCATCTATGCGCCGATGTCCGGCACCGTGGTCGCGGTCGGCGCGCGCGAAGGCCAGACGCTCAACGCCCAACAGCAAACCCCGCTGATCCTGCGCATCGCACGCTTGTCGCCGATGACCGTGTGGGCCGAAGTCTCGGAAGCCGACATCGGCCACGTCAAAGCCGGCATGAGCGCCTACTTCACCACCCTCAGCGGCGGCAAGCGTCGCTGGAGCAGCACCGTGCGCCAGATTCTGCCGGTGCCGCCCCGTCCACTCGAACAGTCCCAGGGCGGCAGCCCCACCAGCGGTCGCAGCGGCGCCGAACGCGTGGTGCTCTACACCGTATTGCTGGACGTCGATAACGCCGATAACGCCTTGATGGCGGACATGACCGCGCAGGTGTTCTTCGTCGCCCAACAGGCCCGCAACGTGCTGACCGTGCCAACCGCCTCGCTGCAGAGCGGGCCGCAAGCCGACCGGCACATGGCACAGGTCGTCGCCGCCAACGGCGACATTCAGCCACGCGAGGTACGTACCGGTATCAGCGACCGCCTGCGCACCCAGGTCCTCGACGGCCTGGCCGAAGGCGATCACGTGCTCAGCGCCCCGGCTGTCGGCAGCGGAGGCTGA
- a CDS encoding MacB family efflux pump subunit, translated as MQTPLIDLRQIRKAYGGNDSPLVEVLRGIDLSIHAGEFVAIVGASGSGKSTLMNILGCIDRPTRGEYLFAGENVAQLDSDELAWLRREAFGFVFQGYHLIPSGSAQENVEMPAIYAGTPAAERHARAAALLDRLGLASRTGNRPHQLSGGQQQRVSIARALMNGGHIILADEPTGALDSHSGAEVMTLLDELASQGHVVILITHDREVAQRANRIIEIRDGLIISDTADEPAAAPRQANPGALQAVDLRQRLSAGSEHAGAWKGELVEAVQAAWRVMWINRFRTALTLLGIVIGVASVVVMLAVGEGSKRQVMAQMGAFGSNIIYLNGSAPHPRTPPGIVTLDDVAALADLPQVQRIMPVNGATAGVRFGNVDHTSYVGGNDTNFPVIFNWPVVQGSYFTQADEDSAAAVAVIGKKVRDKLLKDVADPIGQYILIENVPFQVLGVLAEKGASSGDSDSDNRIAVPYSAASVRLFGSRDPQYVVIAARDAAKVKDAEHAIEQTLLQRHKGKKDFELTNNAALIQAEARTQGTLSLMLGAIAAISLLVGGIGVMNIMLMTVRERTREIGIRMATGARQRDILRQFLTEAVMLSVVGGLAGIGLALLVGGVLLLSDVAVAFQWFAVFGAFGCALATGVIFGFMPARKAARLDPVTALTSE; from the coding sequence ATGCAAACGCCCCTGATTGACCTGCGCCAGATCCGCAAAGCCTATGGCGGTAACGACAGCCCGTTGGTGGAAGTGCTGCGCGGCATTGACCTGTCGATTCATGCCGGTGAGTTCGTGGCGATTGTCGGCGCTTCCGGCTCCGGCAAATCGACACTGATGAACATCCTCGGCTGCATCGATCGCCCCACCCGCGGCGAGTACCTGTTTGCCGGCGAAAACGTCGCGCAACTGGACAGCGACGAACTGGCCTGGCTGCGGCGCGAGGCGTTCGGCTTCGTGTTTCAGGGCTATCACCTGATCCCGTCCGGCTCGGCCCAGGAAAACGTCGAGATGCCGGCCATCTATGCCGGTACCCCAGCCGCTGAGCGCCATGCCCGCGCCGCGGCCCTGCTGGACCGTCTGGGCCTGGCCAGCCGCACCGGCAACCGCCCGCATCAGCTCTCCGGTGGCCAGCAACAACGGGTGTCGATTGCCCGGGCCTTGATGAACGGCGGCCACATCATTCTGGCCGACGAACCCACCGGCGCCCTCGACAGCCACAGCGGCGCCGAGGTCATGACCCTGCTCGACGAACTCGCCAGCCAGGGCCATGTGGTGATCCTGATCACCCACGACCGGGAAGTCGCCCAACGCGCCAACCGCATCATCGAAATCCGCGACGGCCTGATCATCAGTGACACCGCCGATGAACCCGCTGCTGCGCCCCGCCAGGCCAACCCCGGCGCCTTGCAAGCCGTAGACCTGCGCCAGCGCCTGAGCGCCGGCAGCGAGCACGCCGGGGCCTGGAAAGGTGAACTGGTGGAAGCCGTGCAAGCGGCCTGGCGCGTGATGTGGATCAACCGCTTCCGTACCGCCCTGACCTTGCTGGGCATCGTCATCGGCGTCGCCTCGGTGGTGGTGATGCTGGCGGTGGGTGAAGGCAGCAAGCGCCAGGTGATGGCGCAAATGGGCGCCTTCGGTTCCAACATCATCTACTTGAATGGCAGCGCCCCCCACCCACGCACGCCACCGGGCATCGTCACCCTGGACGATGTCGCCGCGCTGGCAGACCTGCCACAAGTGCAACGCATCATGCCGGTCAACGGGGCGACAGCCGGGGTGCGCTTCGGCAACGTCGATCACACCAGTTACGTGGGCGGCAACGACACCAATTTTCCGGTCATCTTCAACTGGCCGGTGGTCCAGGGCAGTTACTTCACCCAGGCCGATGAAGACAGCGCAGCCGCCGTCGCGGTGATTGGCAAGAAAGTCCGGGACAAATTGCTCAAGGACGTGGCCGACCCCATCGGTCAGTACATCCTGATTGAAAACGTGCCATTCCAGGTACTCGGCGTGCTGGCCGAAAAAGGCGCCAGCTCCGGCGACTCGGACAGCGACAACCGCATCGCCGTGCCCTATTCGGCGGCCAGCGTGCGCCTGTTCGGCAGCCGCGACCCGCAATACGTGGTGATCGCCGCCAGGGACGCGGCCAAGGTCAAGGACGCCGAGCACGCCATCGAACAGACCCTGTTGCAGCGGCACAAGGGCAAGAAAGACTTCGAGCTGACCAACAACGCCGCCCTGATCCAGGCCGAGGCCCGTACCCAGGGCACGCTGTCGCTGATGCTCGGTGCCATCGCCGCGATCTCGCTGCTGGTGGGCGGTATTGGCGTGATGAACATCATGCTCATGACCGTGCGCGAGCGGACCCGCGAAATCGGCATCCGCATGGCCACCGGCGCCCGCCAGCGCGACATCCTGCGCCAGTTTCTCACCGAGGCCGTGATGCTCTCGGTGGTCGGCGGCCTTGCCGGTATCGGCCTGGCGCTGCTGGTCGGTGGCGTGTTGCTGCTCAGCGATGTGGCCGTGGCTTTCCAGTGGTTCGCCGTGTTCGGTGCCTTTGGTTGCGCCCTGGCCACTGGCGTCATCTTCGGCTTCATGCCTGCCCGCAAGGCTGCCCGGCTCGACCCGGTCACGGCCCTTACCAGTGAATGA